GAACGGAAGGACTTTCGGCTGACGCGTTTTCTGTCTGTTGCACTGGCCGCTGCGCCCAGTTGTCCATAACCTGAATGGCCATACATCGTTTTCATGGCGGTTCTCGGGCGTCAGGCCATCTTGCGGGCGATCGACAGTGGTGCCATCAGCATCACACCGTTCATTCGGGAGCATGTGGGCCCTGCATCGGTGGATCTCACCCTTGCCAGCAGTTTCCGGGTGTTTCGCAAAGTGCATGAAATTGTCGATGTGAATGAACACACCGACTACCGCGCGTTCACCGACAAGGTGGACATCGCAGAGGGCGAGCACATCCTGATGATGCCGGGCGAAACCATCCTGGGGATCACCGAAGAGCGTCTGAGGCTCGGCCCCGGACTGTGTG
Above is a window of Synechococcus sp. BIOS-E4-1 DNA encoding:
- the dcd gene encoding dCTP deaminase — translated: MAVLGRQAILRAIDSGAISITPFIREHVGPASVDLTLASSFRVFRKVHEIVDVNEHTDYRAFTDKVDIAEGEHILMMPGETILGITEERLRLGPGLCGWLEGRSRFARLGLMVHISAPFMGPGIDSQQVLEMSNFGPAPLAVHPGTAICQFIFQTLDGEENYQGRFAGQNQSSF